The sequence AGCTGCCAGCCCTCCACGGCGCTGCGCGGCTGGATAAACGGCTGCTGAAAAGCGTCCTGCTCGTAGCCGCGCCCTTCTATCATCAGCCCTTCGCGGGCCACCACGAACAGGCGCCGCTGCACTTCCGCGTCGCTGAGGCCCTCACGCAGCAGGCCCTGGCGAATCATGCCCGCCACGCCGATACCGCCCGCGCCGTTGCCGACCACCACGAACACTTGGTCTTTCAGCGTCTCGCCCTTTTGCCGCGCCGCACTCACCAGGCCCGCCACGGCCATGGCCCCGGTGCCCTGAATGTCGTCGTTGAAGCTGGGAATCACGCGGCGGTAGCGCTCCAGCACGTGGAAAGCGGTGTTCCGCGAAAAGTCTTCCCACTGCACGATGGCCTGCGGGTAACGCTCGGCCACGGCTTCTACGAAACGGTCCAGAAACTCATCGTATTGCCGGCCCGTCAGGCGGCGGTGGTGCTGTCCCAGGTACAGGGGGTCCGCCAGCAGGTCTTCGCGGTCGGTGCCCACGTCCAGCTCTACCGGCAGGGTCTTGTCCAGGCCCAGCCCGCCCGCGGCGATGTACAGGCTCAGCTTGCCGATGCTGATCGCCATGCCGCCGAAGCCCTGGTCTCCAATTCCCAAAATGGCGCTGGAATCGGTGGCCACAATCATGCGCACGTCGTTGAGCGGCACATTGTTGATGACCTCTTCCACATGGCCGACATTGCTGGTGCTGACCGCCAGTCCGCGTGGGTAGCGGTAGATACTGGAAAAGTTCCGCACCGCCTCGCCCACGGTGGGGGTGTACAGAATCGGCAGCATCTCTTCGAGGTGATCGATCAGCAGCGAGTAGAACAGCACTTCATTGCGGTCTTGCAGCGCCCGCAGGAACTCGTGCCGCCCGATGTCGCTGGTCTGGCGGCCGTATGCCTGATAGGTGCGCTCCTTTTGCTCGGACAGCGAGTTGATGTGCGGGGGCACCAGACCGTCTATGTCGAGCTCCCGGCGCTCCTGCAAGGAAAACCCGGTGGACTTGTTCAG is a genomic window of Deinococcus proteolyticus MRP containing:
- a CDS encoding NAD-dependent malic enzyme, translating into MPSPNQLTRYYDVKRDEHGQRYVEVHVTGFPLLQIPLLNKSTGFSLQERRELDIDGLVPPHINSLSEQKERTYQAYGRQTSDIGRHEFLRALQDRNEVLFYSLLIDHLEEMLPILYTPTVGEAVRNFSSIYRYPRGLAVSTSNVGHVEEVINNVPLNDVRMIVATDSSAILGIGDQGFGGMAISIGKLSLYIAAGGLGLDKTLPVELDVGTDREDLLADPLYLGQHHRRLTGRQYDEFLDRFVEAVAERYPQAIVQWEDFSRNTAFHVLERYRRVIPSFNDDIQGTGAMAVAGLVSAARQKGETLKDQVFVVVGNGAGGIGVAGMIRQGLLREGLSDAEVQRRLFVVAREGLMIEGRGYEQDAFQQPFIQPRSAVEGWQLAGEQPTLLETVQNAGATAVLGLTGAAGLFGEELVRAMLANTARPIIFPLSNPTSHIEAHPADLLRWTDGAAIIATGSPFDPIEHGGQTYRIGQGNNAFIFPGLGFGAVMSRAREITDGMVMEAAQTLADWTAEHSGPDAVFPVVSQLRAVSEEVAVRVARQAITEGVSAERRIRNMTDEALADFIREHQWTPEYLPFRRSNDAELALGL